Proteins found in one Alicyclobacillus cycloheptanicus genomic segment:
- a CDS encoding ABC transporter ATP-binding protein yields the protein MQQEGVAVTEGAPAALENAPIVIKCEHVYKRFAEKVSRQDRSASGGRRKRLVNAVNDVSFVARRGEVLGVLGANGSGKSTLIRLISTLLLPDDGLIEVFGLDVTKHQAQIRSRINRVSVEASFFKKLSALENLAFAGRLYGMSGKETTERASEVLLRLGISEQKMRAPLESMSRGQQQKVSIARAFMTRPELLLLDEPTTGLDPKSRRDVQDFVEEIKRDRTTTMILTTHDMAEAERLCDRVAILDGGRLVALGTPDELKQLAGPDAHTFEDVFFAFVGKDWEEVAQEDGDGD from the coding sequence ATGCAGCAAGAAGGAGTGGCGGTGACGGAAGGGGCGCCTGCGGCGTTGGAAAACGCACCGATCGTGATCAAGTGTGAACATGTGTACAAGCGATTCGCGGAGAAGGTGAGTCGGCAGGACCGGTCGGCCAGCGGCGGGCGGCGCAAGCGTCTGGTCAACGCCGTCAATGACGTGTCTTTCGTTGCGCGGCGGGGTGAAGTGCTCGGGGTGCTGGGTGCGAACGGATCCGGCAAGTCCACCTTGATTCGCCTCATCTCGACGCTCTTGCTGCCCGATGATGGACTCATCGAAGTGTTTGGGCTGGATGTGACGAAGCACCAGGCCCAGATTCGCAGCCGCATCAACCGCGTTTCAGTCGAAGCATCGTTCTTTAAAAAGCTTTCCGCGCTGGAAAATCTGGCGTTTGCCGGGAGATTGTATGGGATGAGCGGGAAGGAGACGACCGAGCGGGCGAGCGAGGTGCTGCTGCGGCTGGGCATCTCGGAGCAGAAGATGCGTGCGCCGCTCGAAAGCATGTCGCGCGGACAGCAGCAGAAGGTGTCGATTGCCCGTGCGTTCATGACGCGGCCGGAGCTGTTGCTGCTCGATGAGCCGACGACCGGGCTCGACCCGAAGTCGCGGCGGGATGTGCAGGACTTTGTGGAGGAAATCAAGCGTGATCGGACGACGACCATGATTCTCACGACGCACGACATGGCCGAAGCGGAACGTTTGTGCGATCGCGTCGCGATTTTGGACGGCGGCCGCCTGGTGGCCCTGGGAACGCCGGACGAATTGAAGCAGTTGGCGGGGCCGGACGCTCACACCTTTGAGGATGTGTTCTTCGCGTTTGTCGGGAAGGACTGGGAGGAGGTTGCGCAAGAAGATGGGGATGGAGATTGA
- a CDS encoding transposase has product MRVRYLRASTRQEKSQILDELEQTLGYVRKYAIAAMKPKPEHDRPPAKRTRPLQYLEAMPVVQVVWEALDYPCAERLHPVLVNTAVQLANHDELKLTPEIMRDLKQISRATLARRIAKWARPGAKHIPADKRPSAHLRSEIPVERYEWDEGRPGALEIDLVEHNGGSSLGHFAYTLSVVDVVTGYSRRLAVLGRGHAGVKAALERILAEWPYPVWGIHSDNGSEFINGHLIRFTKANSLAFTRSRPYKKNDNAHVEQKNRFLVREIVGYDRYDTPEHVAWLNTVYAWLDVYANACLPMRKVVEKKREGSHVRKKYDIAQTPLKRAMEANVVPEDSKQHWAQWAESLNPLQLHRQLVTLLAQGPEGDNVTPSPLPAPAPWGEDKESRPNGTQGAH; this is encoded by the coding sequence ATGCGCGTTCGCTACCTCAGGGCTAGCACCAGGCAAGAGAAATCGCAGATTCTAGACGAACTGGAGCAGACCCTGGGTTATGTCCGCAAGTATGCAATTGCCGCTATGAAACCCAAACCCGAACACGACAGGCCGCCCGCAAAGCGCACTCGCCCTCTTCAATATCTTGAGGCTATGCCCGTGGTTCAGGTGGTTTGGGAAGCGCTCGACTATCCTTGCGCTGAACGTCTGCACCCTGTTCTGGTGAACACTGCCGTGCAGTTGGCCAACCACGATGAGCTCAAGCTCACACCGGAGATTATGCGCGACCTGAAGCAGATTAGCCGCGCCACGCTAGCCCGTCGAATCGCCAAATGGGCGCGTCCCGGCGCGAAACACATTCCTGCTGATAAACGACCATCCGCGCATCTGCGTTCAGAAATCCCGGTGGAGCGCTATGAGTGGGACGAAGGCAGGCCTGGTGCACTGGAAATCGACCTGGTCGAGCATAACGGTGGCTCGTCTCTGGGCCACTTCGCCTACACACTCTCGGTCGTCGATGTAGTGACAGGATACAGCCGACGTCTTGCTGTGCTAGGCCGGGGCCATGCCGGGGTAAAGGCTGCATTGGAACGTATACTGGCTGAATGGCCGTACCCGGTGTGGGGCATCCACAGTGACAATGGTAGTGAATTTATCAATGGCCACCTGATTCGCTTTACGAAAGCCAATAGCTTGGCGTTTACCAGAAGCCGGCCTTACAAGAAGAACGATAATGCTCACGTGGAGCAAAAGAATCGATTCCTGGTACGCGAAATCGTCGGGTACGACCGGTACGACACGCCTGAGCATGTTGCGTGGCTAAACACCGTCTACGCGTGGCTCGACGTGTACGCTAACGCGTGCTTGCCAATGCGTAAGGTCGTCGAAAAGAAACGTGAAGGCAGTCACGTACGGAAGAAGTACGACATTGCCCAGACGCCTTTGAAGCGGGCTATGGAGGCTAATGTCGTCCCGGAAGACAGTAAGCAACACTGGGCTCAATGGGCCGAGTCCCTCAACCCGCTTCAGCTACATAGGCAGCTGGTTACGCTCTTGGCGCAAGGTCCAGAGGGAGACAACGTCACCCCATCGCCCCTGCCCGCACCAGCTCCGTGGGGTGAAGACAAAGAAAGCCGACCAAACGGAACTCAGGGGGCCCACTGA